In Gimesia benthica, a single window of DNA contains:
- a CDS encoding alginate export family protein: protein MPTEARTIRSTRSTRSATPTGGIIDNLSGQNLFDWSLQLNAKPAKKVSLVSAFHWFEKATSNDYLYNVAGAPVGTLGGSRDIGQELDLIAIYKFNPNFNIQAGYSWFWYGDFVGTNIPPRNTATQFYVQTTLRF from the coding sequence ATCCCAACGGAAGCACGAACAATACGTTCAACACGCTCTACCCGCTCGGCCACGCCTACTGGGGGGATCATCGACAACCTGTCCGGTCAGAACCTGTTTGACTGGAGTCTGCAACTGAATGCGAAGCCGGCGAAGAAGGTAAGCCTGGTCAGTGCGTTCCACTGGTTCGAAAAGGCCACCAGCAACGACTACCTGTATAACGTCGCCGGTGCCCCGGTGGGAACGCTGGGAGGCAGCCGCGACATCGGACAGGAACTTGACCTGATCGCCATCTACAAGTTCAACCCGAACTTCAATATTCAGGCCGGCTACTCCTGGTTCTGGTATGGCGACTTCGTCGGGACCAACATTCCGCCACGGAATACCGCAACTCAGTTCTACGTGCAGACGACGCTGCGGTTCTGA
- the floA gene encoding flotillin-like protein FloA (flotillin-like protein involved in membrane lipid rafts), whose amino-acid sequence MDNLWQIAGFLLGGFCIILGIVFLALFARYFKLWIQAFFSRAKIGPLALVFMSLRKVKPSVIVDTKIMAVQAGLTDIPTQSYEAHYLAGGNVHRVVHALIVAHRARIELDWDTACAIDLAGRNIISAVETSVDPKVIDCPDPKKSGRPTLDGVAKDGIQLKARARVTVRTNLNQLVGGATEDTVIARVGEGIVSAIGSCESHKEVLANPSVIARNVLDRGLDSQTAFSIVSIDIADIDVGENIGARLRADQAEADVRIAQARAEERRAEAVASEQEMVARTQENQAKVVLAEAEVPLAMAEAFSHGNLRAV is encoded by the coding sequence ATGGATAATCTTTGGCAAATCGCGGGATTTCTGCTCGGGGGATTTTGTATCATCCTGGGCATCGTCTTTCTGGCGTTGTTCGCCCGGTATTTCAAGCTCTGGATCCAGGCCTTCTTTTCCCGTGCGAAGATCGGCCCGTTAGCTCTGGTCTTCATGTCGCTCCGGAAGGTAAAACCTTCGGTGATCGTGGACACCAAAATCATGGCGGTCCAGGCGGGGCTGACAGATATTCCCACGCAGTCCTATGAAGCCCATTACCTGGCGGGGGGCAATGTGCATCGTGTGGTGCATGCCCTGATTGTTGCACACCGGGCCCGGATCGAACTCGACTGGGATACCGCCTGTGCGATCGACCTGGCAGGACGAAACATCATCAGCGCGGTGGAAACCAGCGTGGATCCCAAAGTCATCGACTGTCCCGATCCAAAGAAGAGTGGTCGGCCGACTCTGGATGGCGTCGCGAAAGACGGCATTCAGCTGAAAGCCCGTGCTCGCGTCACGGTGCGAACCAACCTGAACCAGCTGGTGGGAGGCGCTACGGAAGATACGGTTATCGCTCGTGTCGGCGAGGGGATCGTCTCCGCCATCGGTTCCTGTGAAAGTCATAAAGAAGTTCTGGCGAATCCGTCCGTGATTGCCCGCAACGTGCTGGACCGGGGCCTGGATTCCCAGACTGCGTTTTCGATTGTTTCAATTGATATCGCCGACATTGATGTGGGCGAGAATATTGGCGCCCGCCTGCGGGCAGACCAGGCAGAAGCGGACGTACGAATTGCCCAGGCCCGGGCAGAAGAACGCCGTGCTGAGGCGGTTGCCTCCGAACAGGAGATGGTAGCCCGAACTCAGGAAAACCAGGCGAAAGTCGTCCTGGCGGAAGCAGAAGTACCTCTGGCGATGGCCGAAGCCTTCTCACATGGTAATTTACGGGCAGTTTGA
- a CDS encoding 3-oxoacyl-ACP synthase III — translation MRYEHVCVEAVSCTLPPHVVTSDELEARLAPVYDRLGLPAGRLELMTGIQERRFFDPGTLPGSISAQTVNQMLDESGFDRKHIGGLIHGSVCRDQLEPATASGVHHATQLPQSSLVLDVSNACLGLLNGMVFLANMIEMGQIRAGIVVGTEVGRDLVEGTIDDLLEDSTLTRKSIKNHFASLTIGSGSAAILLCDRKLSKTGHRLLGGSFQTDTSSHELCAGGVEAQKHGDHRPRMQTDSESLLVAGVNLAIPTWEATKTTLGWENEDVNQVFTHQVGKAHRKLLLDKLGLDPALDYPTVERLGNTGAAALPMAWALGIQDQILQDDAKIALLGIGSGLNSLMLGVQW, via the coding sequence ATGCGTTATGAGCATGTCTGCGTCGAAGCTGTCAGTTGTACGCTTCCCCCCCACGTTGTCACTTCGGATGAACTCGAAGCGCGTCTGGCCCCGGTTTACGATCGATTAGGTCTGCCTGCAGGCCGACTTGAGCTGATGACGGGTATCCAGGAACGCCGCTTTTTTGATCCCGGAACGCTCCCCGGTTCGATCAGTGCGCAGACCGTAAATCAAATGCTCGACGAAAGTGGATTCGACCGCAAACATATCGGCGGCCTGATTCATGGCTCCGTCTGTCGCGATCAGCTGGAACCGGCGACCGCCAGTGGTGTGCATCATGCCACACAACTTCCCCAGAGCTCCCTCGTTCTGGACGTCAGTAATGCCTGCCTGGGTCTGTTAAACGGTATGGTTTTCCTGGCCAATATGATCGAAATGGGTCAGATTCGTGCCGGGATTGTGGTGGGAACCGAAGTCGGACGCGATCTGGTGGAAGGGACCATCGATGATCTGCTGGAAGACAGCACGTTGACCCGCAAATCAATCAAAAATCATTTCGCCTCCCTGACGATTGGCAGTGGTTCTGCAGCGATCCTGCTTTGTGACCGTAAGTTAAGTAAAACCGGTCATCGTCTGCTGGGGGGGAGTTTCCAGACTGACACGTCCAGCCACGAGCTCTGTGCCGGGGGTGTCGAAGCCCAGAAGCACGGCGATCACCGTCCGCGGATGCAGACCGATTCCGAATCCCTGCTGGTAGCAGGAGTTAACCTGGCGATTCCGACCTGGGAAGCGACCAAAACCACGCTGGGTTGGGAAAACGAGGATGTGAACCAGGTGTTCACACATCAGGTCGGTAAAGCCCACCGGAAACTGCTGCTGGACAAGCTGGGCCTCGATCCCGCTTTGGATTACCCGACTGTTGAACGGCTGGGTAACACTGGAGCCGCAGCCCTCCCCATGGCATGGGCGCTCGGGATTCAGGATCAGATTCTGCAGGACGACGCCAAAATTGCCCTGCTGGGAATCGGCAGTGGTCTGAATTCTCTCATGCTGGGTGTCCAGTGGTAA
- a CDS encoding SLC5 family protein gives MQTLSFLDYAVIFAYLIGTLGLGLYIGSKIKTGSDYFLAGRRLPWWAIGMSLVATDIGAVDIIGTGGAAFSHGLAVGNFEWIGCVPAMIIGAFVFIPFFWRSGVTTIPEYMERRFNVSVRSALALCWIIFMACNLGIMLLASAKMMSLHLGMSVNACIYLTAVLVGIYTISGGLAAVVYTDMIQCIIMIGGCLLVLVIGIIDVGGIDEFQAKIRERELAQKMEPVDGAAREQAPETEEEDLLHTSLILPADADTPFPWTGIFFGLALILSPAYWIGNQAIVQRSLGAASEFEAKAAYVWGALLKNLVPVVVAVPGLIAFIKFPELTDGDQAFPELISHLLPVGLKGLFLAAFLAALMSSIDSYLNSASTIVSNDFYKRFYRRDASDVSLLMVGRVVTFLLVIWAVGFSFFLMNRSEGIYTIFQTLMAFFQGPAFALLITGLLWRRATGVAALTGFLVGVCFSITLFALNQPDVYTALGLEPLFQISEPFLYFSIWAFVVSFSLIVIISLCTKPEPKEKIDGLVFSLQPRRGEA, from the coding sequence ATGCAGACACTGTCGTTCCTCGATTACGCCGTCATCTTCGCCTATCTGATCGGAACGCTGGGGCTGGGACTCTACATCGGCTCCAAGATTAAAACCGGTTCAGATTACTTTCTCGCCGGTCGTCGCCTCCCCTGGTGGGCTATCGGCATGTCACTTGTCGCGACCGACATCGGTGCCGTCGACATCATCGGCACCGGAGGCGCTGCCTTCTCGCATGGCCTGGCTGTCGGTAACTTCGAATGGATCGGCTGCGTTCCCGCAATGATCATCGGGGCATTCGTGTTCATTCCCTTTTTCTGGCGGAGCGGCGTAACCACGATTCCCGAATACATGGAGCGGCGGTTTAACGTCTCCGTCCGTTCCGCGCTGGCCCTCTGCTGGATCATCTTCATGGCCTGCAATCTGGGCATCATGCTCCTCGCCTCTGCGAAAATGATGAGCCTGCACCTGGGCATGAGCGTTAACGCCTGCATCTATCTCACCGCGGTCCTCGTCGGCATCTATACCATCTCCGGCGGACTCGCCGCCGTGGTCTACACCGACATGATTCAGTGCATCATCATGATCGGCGGTTGCCTGCTGGTCCTGGTGATCGGCATCATCGATGTCGGCGGTATCGACGAATTTCAGGCCAAGATCAGAGAACGGGAACTCGCCCAGAAAATGGAACCCGTGGATGGCGCGGCAAGGGAACAGGCTCCTGAAACAGAAGAGGAGGACCTGCTGCACACCTCGCTGATCCTGCCCGCCGATGCAGACACCCCCTTCCCCTGGACCGGGATCTTCTTCGGCCTGGCTCTGATTCTGAGCCCCGCTTACTGGATCGGTAACCAGGCCATCGTGCAGCGTTCGTTAGGGGCGGCCAGTGAATTCGAAGCCAAGGCCGCGTATGTCTGGGGAGCCCTGCTTAAAAACCTGGTCCCCGTGGTCGTCGCGGTGCCCGGCCTGATCGCCTTTATCAAATTCCCCGAACTGACCGATGGAGACCAGGCCTTCCCCGAACTGATTTCGCATCTGCTGCCCGTCGGTCTCAAAGGGCTGTTCCTCGCCGCGTTCCTGGCGGCGCTGATGTCCAGCATCGACTCGTATCTCAACTCTGCCTCGACCATCGTCTCCAACGACTTTTACAAACGCTTTTATCGCCGGGACGCCAGCGATGTCTCCCTGCTCATGGTAGGTCGCGTGGTCACGTTTCTGCTCGTGATCTGGGCCGTCGGCTTTTCCTTCTTCCTGATGAATCGCAGCGAAGGCATCTACACCATTTTCCAGACGCTGATGGCCTTCTTCCAGGGACCCGCGTTCGCCCTGCTGATCACCGGCCTGCTCTGGAGACGGGCGACCGGCGTCGCCGCCCTGACCGGATTCCTCGTCGGCGTCTGCTTCTCGATCACTCTGTTCGCCCTGAATCAGCCCGACGTCTACACCGCCCTGGGCCTCGAGCCCCTGTTCCAGATCTCCGAACCGTTCCTCTACTTTTCGATCTGGGCGTTTGTCGTTTCATTCTCGCTGATTGTAATCATCAGCCTGTGTACCAAACCCGAGCCCAAAGAAAAAATCGACGGCCTGGTCTTCAGTCTCCAGCCCCGCAGAGGTGAAGCATGA
- a CDS encoding DinB family protein yields the protein MFENEIALNQLQMKQFETIMADLPEETLFMPGQGHGHPPAWILGHLAIVGEMGQTFLGGKLTHTFWVQAFGPGSTDEVQPDEGLKRDSLIAAVLSAYETLRSLASQASPADLEKPHGIELFDGTPVQTVGHAVALLLTSHFGFHLAQLSSCRRDLGQGYLF from the coding sequence ATGTTCGAAAATGAAATCGCTCTCAACCAGCTGCAGATGAAACAATTCGAAACGATCATGGCCGATCTCCCGGAAGAGACGCTCTTCATGCCCGGACAGGGGCACGGCCATCCCCCCGCCTGGATCCTCGGCCACCTGGCCATCGTCGGGGAAATGGGACAGACCTTTCTCGGCGGCAAACTGACACACACTTTCTGGGTGCAGGCATTTGGCCCCGGCTCCACCGATGAAGTCCAGCCCGACGAAGGACTCAAACGAGACTCGCTGATCGCAGCCGTCCTCAGTGCCTACGAAACCCTCCGTTCGCTCGCCTCCCAGGCATCGCCCGCCGATCTCGAAAAGCCACACGGCATCGAACTCTTCGATGGCACTCCGGTCCAGACGGTCGGCCACGCGGTCGCGCTGCTCCTCACCAGCCACTTCGGCTTCCACCTCGCCCAGCTCTCCAGCTGTCGACGGGACCTCGGTCAGGGATATCTGTTCTAA
- a CDS encoding prolyl oligopeptidase family serine peptidase, producing MSMVSSVRTLSLCALLLLVPVSKPVNAAEKPVALYQQQKNVVYAELHGVGLLMDIFTPTGKSNGLAIVDVVSGAYHSDRGKLRDHERAQMFDIFCSRGYTIFAIRPGSIDKFNGPEMLENVNRGILWVKAHAGEYKIDPDRLALLGASAGGHLACMAAVSAAEPTAKTRVKAVAVFFPPTDLMNYGGLKLDITGSDRLSQAIRQLITPKGAETIDEQKLDELRTSFSPARLVQPGLPPFLLIHGTADFTVPIQQSRTMVAALEKANVPVTLIVKQGGGHPWPTIHEEVAKMADWIDGQLQ from the coding sequence ATGTCGATGGTTTCCAGCGTGCGAACTCTGTCTCTCTGTGCTTTACTGCTCTTAGTCCCTGTCAGCAAACCGGTTAACGCTGCTGAAAAGCCCGTGGCACTCTATCAGCAACAGAAAAATGTCGTCTACGCGGAATTGCACGGCGTGGGACTGTTGATGGATATCTTCACCCCCACCGGCAAGTCCAACGGCCTGGCGATTGTCGATGTGGTTTCCGGCGCGTATCACTCAGACCGGGGCAAACTCCGCGATCACGAGCGGGCGCAGATGTTCGACATCTTCTGTAGTCGTGGCTACACCATTTTCGCCATCCGACCTGGATCCATCGACAAATTCAACGGACCCGAAATGCTCGAGAATGTGAACCGCGGCATCCTCTGGGTCAAAGCCCATGCCGGCGAATATAAGATCGACCCGGATCGCCTGGCCCTGCTGGGTGCTTCCGCGGGTGGCCACCTCGCCTGCATGGCGGCCGTCTCCGCTGCCGAGCCCACTGCCAAAACCCGCGTCAAAGCCGTCGCCGTCTTCTTTCCCCCCACCGACCTGATGAATTACGGCGGTCTGAAACTCGACATCACCGGCAGCGATCGCCTCTCGCAAGCCATCCGCCAACTGATCACCCCCAAAGGAGCGGAGACCATCGACGAACAGAAGCTGGACGAGCTCCGCACCTCGTTCTCCCCCGCCCGCCTGGTTCAGCCCGGCCTGCCTCCGTTCCTGCTGATTCACGGCACCGCCGACTTCACCGTTCCCATCCAACAGTCACGCACCATGGTCGCAGCACTGGAAAAAGCGAACGTCCCCGTCACGCTGATCGTCAAACAGGGAGGCGGCCACCCCTGGCCCACCATCCACGAAGAAGTCGCCAAAATGGCCGACTGGATTGACGGGCAGTTGCAGTAA
- a CDS encoding DUF1501 domain-containing protein: MTGKDRQRFGSISRRDFMRLSALGVLGTGMSGWMRRLAAETAQNPQRKRSCILLWMSGGPSQCDTFDLKPDHENGGPFKPIDTSVPGIQISEHLPQLAKAMQHLVPIRSMSTKEGDHSRATYLLRTGYLPSGPLSYPAIGSLLSKELGRDESELPNFVSIAPNKTLSPNAYGPGFLGPQYAPLVVGEGAGFVQNDEMNLDAALKVKNLELPQGINRKQADARLSILKDLEDDFQATHPGVPTSSHRSAYAAAVRMMRSKAIEAFQLDQEPDALRDAYGRNRFGQGCLLARRLVEQGVPFVEVSLNGVQGSNAFGWDTHQDNFEAVKSLSEVLDPGWGTLMSDLEQRGLLDSTLVVWMGEFGRTPKINQNTGRDHFPAAWSTVIGGGGIRGGQVVGKTSEDGMKVTDQPVTVPDLMATICKALGLDPEKQNMSNIGRPIPLADHGATPIGSILRG; this comes from the coding sequence ATGACAGGTAAAGACAGACAGCGATTCGGCAGCATCTCCCGGCGCGATTTCATGCGTCTCTCGGCCCTGGGTGTGCTGGGGACCGGAATGTCCGGCTGGATGAGACGGTTGGCAGCAGAGACGGCGCAGAATCCGCAGCGCAAACGTTCGTGTATTCTGCTCTGGATGTCGGGCGGGCCCAGTCAGTGTGATACTTTCGATCTGAAGCCGGACCATGAGAACGGCGGTCCGTTCAAACCGATCGACACTTCTGTCCCCGGGATTCAGATTTCGGAGCATCTGCCTCAGCTGGCGAAGGCGATGCAGCACCTGGTTCCGATTCGCTCCATGAGTACCAAAGAGGGCGATCATTCGCGGGCGACATATTTATTACGCACCGGTTATCTACCCTCGGGTCCGCTGAGTTATCCGGCCATCGGTTCGCTGTTGAGTAAAGAGCTGGGGCGTGATGAATCCGAGCTGCCGAACTTTGTGAGTATCGCCCCGAACAAAACGTTGAGCCCCAACGCGTACGGACCCGGTTTTCTCGGGCCCCAGTATGCGCCGCTGGTCGTCGGTGAAGGGGCGGGCTTCGTGCAGAACGATGAGATGAATCTGGATGCGGCTCTGAAAGTGAAAAATCTGGAACTGCCGCAGGGAATCAACCGGAAGCAGGCGGATGCCCGGCTCTCGATTCTCAAAGACCTGGAAGACGACTTTCAGGCAACCCACCCGGGAGTGCCGACCAGCAGTCATCGGAGTGCGTATGCCGCGGCAGTGCGAATGATGCGTTCCAAGGCGATCGAAGCGTTTCAACTGGACCAGGAGCCGGACGCGTTGCGGGACGCCTACGGTCGGAACCGGTTTGGCCAGGGATGTCTGCTCGCCCGGCGGCTCGTCGAACAGGGAGTTCCCTTTGTCGAGGTTTCGCTCAACGGGGTGCAGGGTTCGAACGCGTTCGGCTGGGACACGCATCAGGATAATTTCGAAGCCGTCAAGAGTCTGAGCGAAGTGCTCGACCCGGGCTGGGGAACGTTAATGAGTGACCTGGAACAACGGGGGCTCTTGGATTCGACGCTGGTAGTGTGGATGGGTGAATTCGGTCGTACGCCGAAGATTAACCAGAACACGGGTCGCGATCATTTTCCCGCAGCCTGGTCGACAGTGATCGGCGGTGGTGGGATTCGCGGCGGACAGGTGGTCGGCAAGACCAGCGAGGATGGGATGAAAGTGACCGATCAGCCAGTCACTGTTCCCGATCTGATGGCCACGATCTGTAAAGCACTGGGCCTCGATCCGGAGAAGCAGAACATGTCGAACATCGGCCGCCCGATTCCATTGGCTGACCATGGGGCAACGCCGATTGGTTCGATTTTGCGGGGGTGA
- a CDS encoding FAD-dependent oxidoreductase: MPAADLIIFGGGIAGLWTLSEATRRGYRCLLLEAFELGSGQTIASQGIIHGGLKYTLQGMMTGSARGIREMPLIWRKSLTGEQTPDLSQTEVRSPHCYLWRTESLSSRLGMFGAKMGLRVAPRSLTADETPSVLAGCPGSIGVMEEQVISPFSLISNLAQTHADQIFKYDPAQLTFQTDTHGNITAIQLQTTEGDPLTINPRSVLLTAGSGNESLRTQARPDAVSQTAPFMQRRPLHMVLVRGKLPPFNGHCVDGAKTRVTITSDTDSQGRTVWQLGGQIAEQGVGQSRQELVAHAARELKAVMPGINVAGLEWTSYQVDRAEGATKSGLRPETPQLVVEGNLITAWPTKLALAPQLAEDVFDCLKKQGISPASGENSDLTALQKLARPTVALPPWETASEWLTLEENDARNTAA, translated from the coding sequence GTGCCTGCGGCAGATCTGATTATCTTCGGAGGAGGCATTGCCGGCCTCTGGACCCTGAGCGAAGCCACGCGGCGGGGATACCGGTGTCTTCTGCTCGAAGCCTTCGAACTGGGCAGCGGCCAGACCATTGCCTCCCAGGGCATCATTCACGGCGGATTGAAATACACGCTGCAGGGCATGATGACCGGATCCGCACGCGGAATTCGCGAGATGCCACTGATCTGGCGGAAATCCCTCACCGGCGAACAGACCCCCGATCTCTCGCAGACCGAAGTCCGCTCACCCCACTGTTATCTCTGGCGAACCGAATCCCTCTCCTCACGGCTGGGAATGTTCGGTGCCAAAATGGGTCTCCGCGTCGCACCTCGAAGTCTGACCGCTGACGAAACACCATCGGTCCTCGCCGGCTGCCCCGGTTCCATCGGCGTCATGGAAGAACAGGTGATCTCCCCCTTCAGCCTGATCAGCAATCTGGCACAAACGCACGCCGACCAGATTTTTAAATATGATCCCGCACAGCTGACCTTTCAAACAGACACACACGGAAACATCACCGCAATTCAACTGCAGACCACCGAGGGCGATCCACTTACGATCAACCCTCGTTCTGTTCTGCTGACTGCCGGCAGCGGTAACGAATCGCTTCGCACCCAGGCACGCCCGGATGCCGTTTCTCAGACCGCCCCCTTCATGCAACGACGCCCCCTGCACATGGTTCTCGTGCGGGGTAAACTGCCACCGTTCAACGGGCACTGTGTCGACGGCGCTAAAACGCGGGTGACGATCACTTCGGATACCGACTCTCAGGGACGCACGGTCTGGCAACTGGGAGGACAAATCGCCGAACAGGGCGTAGGTCAGTCACGACAGGAACTCGTCGCTCACGCTGCCCGGGAGCTAAAGGCTGTCATGCCCGGGATCAACGTCGCTGGCCTGGAATGGACTTCGTACCAGGTTGATCGCGCCGAAGGAGCCACGAAGTCAGGCCTGCGACCCGAAACACCTCAACTGGTTGTTGAAGGGAATCTGATCACCGCCTGGCCTACCAAACTGGCTTTGGCACCACAGCTGGCAGAAGATGTGTTCGACTGCCTCAAGAAACAGGGAATCTCGCCTGCGTCTGGCGAGAACTCCGATCTCACGGCACTCCAGAAATTAGCCCGCCCCACAGTCGCGCTGCCTCCCTGGGAGACAGCATCGGAGTGGCTGACGCTGGAAGAGAACGACGCACGTAACACCGCCGCCTGA
- a CDS encoding alginate export family protein, protein MRLRSLLSVGCVLSSLTAAELKAENLGSIVPPAPAAQSETAGEEAQLTPVAEVFQPGADPIESEQNPQPETLNETEESEDQIIFDDPSPVKPPADPYKPLFYDNTFGSYLSNPNHPWLLGERLKEMPLGDECSPYTLSVGGELRHRWMHEQNRLRPGGPINTDYNLWRWRQYFDLHISDFVRVYFEGIDASIFDNDLPPTPIDINRWNVQNAFVDVKLHEWDGAPGWFRYGRQEMLYGSQHLISPLDWSNTRRNFEGFKYFHHTDSVHFDAFITNPVNAAAGNRPLSRYDNGRDKPDTSVTFSGIYMTFLDAGPELIDLYYLWLRDETNTPNRPDGSRHTLGGRYKNSWEVQNECCQVTRIWDFETEGAYQFGNDDSKRVSAGFWTAVLGHTWTTVPWQPRLSGLFYYGSGNHDPNGSTNNTFNTLYPLGHAYWGDHRQPVRSEPV, encoded by the coding sequence ATGCGTTTACGCTCTCTCTTATCAGTTGGTTGTGTACTCTCCTCTTTGACGGCTGCCGAACTCAAAGCGGAAAATCTGGGATCCATTGTTCCCCCCGCGCCTGCAGCACAGTCTGAGACTGCAGGTGAAGAGGCTCAACTGACACCCGTCGCGGAAGTGTTTCAGCCTGGCGCAGACCCAATTGAGTCAGAACAGAATCCGCAACCGGAGACCCTGAATGAAACTGAGGAGTCGGAAGACCAGATCATCTTCGACGATCCCTCACCGGTAAAACCGCCCGCCGATCCGTATAAGCCTCTGTTCTACGACAATACGTTTGGCAGCTACCTCAGTAATCCCAACCATCCCTGGCTGTTGGGAGAGCGGTTGAAGGAGATGCCGCTGGGCGATGAATGTTCGCCTTACACTCTGTCGGTGGGTGGCGAACTACGGCACCGCTGGATGCACGAACAAAACCGACTGCGTCCCGGCGGACCCATCAATACCGATTATAATCTGTGGCGCTGGCGTCAGTATTTCGATCTGCATATCAGCGATTTTGTCCGCGTCTATTTTGAAGGCATTGATGCTTCGATCTTCGATAACGATCTGCCTCCTACGCCGATTGATATTAACCGCTGGAATGTGCAGAACGCGTTTGTTGATGTCAAACTGCATGAATGGGATGGGGCGCCTGGCTGGTTCCGCTATGGTCGACAGGAAATGTTGTACGGTTCACAGCACCTGATCTCACCACTGGACTGGTCGAATACCCGCCGGAACTTTGAAGGCTTCAAATACTTTCACCATACCGATTCGGTACACTTCGATGCCTTCATCACCAACCCCGTTAACGCAGCAGCCGGTAATCGACCGCTTTCCCGTTATGATAACGGCCGGGATAAGCCGGATACCTCGGTGACGTTCAGCGGTATCTACATGACATTTCTGGACGCAGGTCCTGAGCTGATCGACCTGTATTATCTCTGGCTGCGTGATGAAACCAACACGCCGAACCGTCCCGATGGTTCACGTCATACCCTGGGGGGACGTTATAAAAACTCCTGGGAAGTTCAGAACGAATGCTGCCAGGTTACCCGCATCTGGGACTTTGAAACCGAAGGTGCTTATCAGTTCGGGAATGATGACAGCAAGCGTGTATCGGCAGGGTTCTGGACCGCCGTACTGGGTCACACCTGGACCACGGTTCCCTGGCAGCCCCGTTTGAGTGGTCTGTTCTACTACGGTTCAGGGAACCACGATCCCAACGGAAGCACGAACAATACGTTCAACACGCTCTACCCGCTCGGCCACGCCTACTGGGGGGATCATCGACAACCTGTCCGGTCAGAACCTGTTTGA
- a CDS encoding RidA family protein, with protein sequence MSIEAKIQELNLELPEAPKPGGIYNPVVQVEDMLYISGHGPVKTDGSMHKGRVGEEITEEQGVEAARAVGLTMLATLKQYLGDLNRIDRFVKVLGMVNAAPDFKHHPQVINGFSDLMVQIFGENGRAARSAVGMGSLPGNISVEVEAIVLLKKEARPSI encoded by the coding sequence ATGAGCATCGAGGCAAAAATTCAGGAACTGAATCTGGAACTCCCTGAAGCCCCCAAACCAGGTGGAATCTATAACCCCGTCGTCCAGGTGGAAGACATGCTGTATATCTCCGGTCATGGCCCCGTCAAAACGGATGGCTCTATGCACAAAGGACGGGTTGGTGAAGAAATCACCGAAGAACAGGGTGTTGAAGCAGCCCGCGCTGTTGGTCTGACCATGCTGGCGACCCTCAAACAGTACCTGGGTGACCTGAATCGCATCGATCGCTTCGTCAAAGTGCTCGGCATGGTCAATGCCGCCCCCGATTTCAAACATCATCCGCAGGTCATCAACGGCTTCAGCGATCTGATGGTGCAGATTTTCGGCGAAAATGGTCGCGCCGCCCGCAGTGCCGTCGGCATGGGTTCACTGCCCGGAAATATCTCTGTCGAAGTCGAAGCCATCGTGCTGCTCAAGAAAGAAGCCCGGCCCTCCATCTAA
- a CDS encoding SGNH/GDSL hydrolase family protein: MIHRAATLLLTCALLTGMHCTTDSLSAAEPATIVTFGDSTTATRGPLVVYSMILAKELPQQGLPVKVINAGIGGNTTQNAIARFEKDVLAKQPDLVVIQFGINDSAVDVWKDPPAKASRVSQKQYEANLRSLIDQLQQRDIKVILMTSNSLRWIPRIKKLYGKPPYDPDDPQGFNLFLKDYAQSVREIAREKQVPLVDIYAAFEEFDKQPDQSTDDLLLDGMHPNTAGQRKVADLLIPQIKKILAAPQK; the protein is encoded by the coding sequence ATGATTCACCGCGCTGCTACCTTACTGCTGACTTGCGCACTGCTGACAGGCATGCACTGCACCACAGACAGCCTCTCTGCTGCAGAGCCGGCGACCATCGTCACCTTCGGCGATTCCACCACCGCCACCCGTGGTCCGCTGGTCGTTTATTCCATGATCCTCGCCAAGGAACTGCCGCAGCAGGGGCTTCCCGTCAAAGTGATCAATGCGGGCATCGGCGGCAACACCACGCAGAACGCCATCGCCCGGTTCGAGAAAGATGTGCTGGCTAAACAGCCCGATCTGGTCGTCATTCAGTTTGGCATCAACGATTCCGCCGTCGATGTCTGGAAAGATCCCCCCGCGAAAGCCTCGCGCGTTTCACAGAAACAGTACGAGGCCAACCTCCGTTCCCTCATCGATCAGTTGCAGCAACGTGATATCAAGGTCATTCTCATGACCTCGAATTCACTCCGCTGGATCCCGCGTATCAAAAAACTGTATGGCAAGCCGCCCTACGATCCCGATGATCCCCAGGGCTTCAACCTGTTTCTGAAAGACTACGCCCAGTCAGTCCGTGAGATCGCCCGCGAGAAACAGGTCCCGCTGGTTGACATCTACGCCGCCTTTGAAGAGTTCGACAAGCAACCCGATCAGTCGACCGACGACCTGCTGCTCGACGGCATGCATCCCAATACCGCCGGCCAGCGGAAAGTCGCCGATCTGCTGATTCCCCAGATCAAAAAAATACTCGCAGCACCGCAGAAATAA